The Candidatus Izemoplasma sp. genome has a window encoding:
- the plsY gene encoding glycerol-3-phosphate 1-O-acyltransferase PlsY, giving the protein MEIVLKYGLLFIAYLIGAIPFSVILGTKIKGIDIRQHGSGNPGGTNALRFLGKHVGILIILLDGLKGGLLVLLLMHTNFLGGYDLLHPLAYGVAAAIGHAFPVYLKFKGGKAVACTVGIAIGYNVLFAFIMFLGFMLVLKLWKYVSLASTAAAVTAVLIALVVQDYQMLLYFGLLMLLIMFRHKKNYHNISQGIEPKVSWI; this is encoded by the coding sequence ATGGAAATAGTATTAAAATATGGCTTATTATTTATTGCTTACTTAATTGGAGCAATCCCTTTTTCAGTAATTTTAGGGACGAAAATTAAAGGGATTGATATTCGCCAACATGGGAGTGGTAATCCTGGCGGAACAAATGCTTTACGCTTTTTAGGAAAACATGTAGGTATTTTAATTATTCTTTTAGATGGTTTAAAGGGTGGGCTTCTTGTACTGCTATTAATGCATACAAACTTTTTGGGTGGCTATGATTTATTACACCCATTAGCTTATGGGGTTGCGGCTGCGATTGGGCATGCATTCCCTGTTTACTTGAAATTTAAAGGAGGTAAAGCTGTAGCTTGTACAGTTGGTATTGCCATTGGATATAATGTATTATTTGCATTCATTATGTTTTTAGGTTTTATGTTGGTCTTAAAACTATGGAAGTATGTTAGTTTAGCATCTACAGCTGCGGCAGTTACAGCGGTTCTTATCGCACTCGTTGTACAGGATTATCAGATGTTACTGTACTTTGGTCTCTTGATGCTACTGATTATGTTCCGTCATAAAAAGAACTACCATAATATATCTCAAGGGATTGAACCAAAAGTTAGTTGGATATAA
- a CDS encoding YneF family protein, translated as MTISVLGFVLSLVGALLLGAALGFFLSQRYFKKYLKDNPPVNEKMIRAMMTQMGRKPSEKQVRQVMQSMNQAK; from the coding sequence ATGACTATTAGTGTATTAGGATTTGTATTATCTTTAGTTGGCGCATTGCTTTTAGGTGCTGCTTTAGGATTCTTTTTATCACAACGTTACTTTAAAAAATATTTAAAAGATAACCCACCTGTCAATGAAAAAATGATTCGCGCTATGATGACACAAATGGGACGTAAACCATCTGAAAAACAAGTTCGTCAAGTAATGCAATCAATGAACCAAGCAAAATAA
- a CDS encoding 4Fe-4S binding protein: MARRITEDCIACAACVAECPVDCISEGDIFVIDEDACIDCGACEVVCPVEAIIEV, from the coding sequence ATGGCTAGAAGAATTACAGAAGATTGTATCGCTTGTGCTGCATGTGTCGCTGAATGTCCAGTAGATTGTATCAGCGAAGGAGACATTTTCGTTATTGATGAAGATGCGTGTATCGATTGTGGTGCTTGTGAGGTAGTTTGTCCAGTGGAGGCTATCATCGAAGTTTAA
- a CDS encoding Nif3-like dinuclear metal center hexameric protein — protein MERTTLKTILDQLFKPEIAYEWDNVGLQVGGLNNITNILVTLDVTLDVVNEAITNNCNLIVAHHPLLFKPQKKVLNNTPLGAIVHALIKNDIALYIAHTNFDLLPNGMNTTLANLLHLNNQTVLDPIEETHGIGVIGTIDKALPVLDVIEEVKDAFNLPSVMYVGDTDKAIKTVAIVGGSGSSFIDLAHQKSADLFITGDVTYHHALEAKALGLALLNVNHNIEQYGVVQMERMLIDALPEHTIILSQIDTNPYKNL, from the coding sequence ATGGAAAGAACCACATTAAAAACAATCCTCGATCAACTCTTTAAACCCGAGATTGCCTATGAATGGGACAATGTTGGTTTGCAAGTTGGAGGACTCAATAATATCACAAATATATTAGTGACACTCGATGTCACTTTAGATGTTGTCAATGAGGCTATTACAAATAACTGTAATCTTATTGTGGCGCATCATCCCTTACTATTTAAACCACAAAAAAAGGTATTAAACAATACCCCTTTAGGAGCAATTGTTCATGCGCTTATTAAAAATGATATTGCGTTATACATTGCCCATACTAATTTTGATCTATTACCAAATGGTATGAATACGACATTAGCTAATTTGTTGCATCTAAACAATCAAACTGTCTTAGATCCTATTGAAGAGACACATGGGATTGGCGTTATTGGTACTATTGACAAAGCATTACCCGTCTTAGATGTAATTGAAGAGGTAAAAGATGCCTTTAATTTACCAAGTGTAATGTATGTCGGTGACACCGATAAAGCAATCAAAACAGTAGCGATTGTTGGAGGGAGTGGGTCAAGTTTTATTGATTTAGCCCATCAAAAAAGCGCTGATTTGTTCATTACAGGTGATGTGACATATCACCATGCATTAGAAGCTAAAGCGCTTGGACTCGCGTTACTTAATGTAAATCATAATATTGAACAATATGGTGTCGTCCAAATGGAAAGAATGTTGATTGATGCATTACCTGAACACACCATAATACTTAGTCAAATAGATACCAATCCGTATAAAAACCTATAA